One window of Triticum dicoccoides isolate Atlit2015 ecotype Zavitan chromosome 5A, WEW_v2.0, whole genome shotgun sequence genomic DNA carries:
- the LOC119300477 gene encoding pollen allergen Phl p 1-like, with the protein MYPASTKVNFHVEKGSNPNYLALVIKLLQGDDDVVAVDIKQEGKDKWIEFKESWGAVWRIDIPDKIIGPFTVRYTTEGGTKTVAEDVIPKGWKLDTSYETK; encoded by the coding sequence ATGTACCCGGCGAGCACCAAGGTGAACTTCCACGTGGAGAAGGGCTCCAACCCTAACTACCTGGCGTTGGTGATCAAGCTCCTCCAAGGCGACGACGACGTGGTGGCCGTGGACATCAAGCAGGAGGGCAAGGATAAGTGGATCGAGTTCAAGGAGTCGTGGGGAGCTGTGTGGAGGATCGACATCCCCGACAAGATCATCGGACCCTTCACCGTCCGCTACACCACCGAGGGCGGCACCAAGACCGTCGCCGAGGACGTCATCCCCAAGGGCTGGAAGCTCGACACCTCCTACGAGACCAAGTGA